A region of Halomonas sp. I5-271120 DNA encodes the following proteins:
- a CDS encoding LysR family transcriptional regulator: MHPATFDILADSLGMSGLGRDAAHDVLTGEVGTLTAAARRHGISRPAVARQVRRIQETTDAGEVEVSLSLSVGELDALVRQREDAQWPPAPAPSALVDRAKSLLDAQLTVQRAPTKAIAFYGRENALEIILERRLTSAIHLRTLLPPPQHPEIFILNGGASHAALPRSAGVIAEQAHWHLKLDSLEALQRFVASVTKAP; this comes from the coding sequence GTGCACCCCGCTACCTTCGACATTCTGGCCGACAGCCTGGGCATGTCAGGACTTGGCCGCGATGCGGCTCATGATGTGCTGACCGGAGAGGTGGGAACTCTGACCGCTGCTGCCCGCCGACATGGCATCAGCCGCCCCGCGGTGGCACGCCAAGTGCGCCGAATCCAGGAAACCACCGACGCGGGGGAAGTGGAAGTCAGCTTGTCGCTGTCAGTGGGGGAACTTGATGCCCTCGTCCGGCAGCGAGAAGACGCTCAATGGCCACCAGCGCCAGCTCCGTCGGCGTTGGTCGACCGGGCCAAGAGCCTGCTGGATGCTCAGCTCACGGTCCAGCGGGCACCGACAAAGGCAATCGCCTTCTATGGCCGTGAGAATGCCCTGGAGATCATCCTCGAGCGCAGGCTCACGTCCGCCATCCATCTGCGTACGCTGCTACCTCCCCCGCAACACCCTGAGATATTCATCCTGAATGGCGGCGCGTCGCACGCGGCGCTGCCGCGTTCGGCAGGGGTCATCGCCGAGCAGGCGCACTGGCATTTGAAACTGGATAGCCTCGAGGCCTTGCAGCGCTTCGTGGCATCAGTGACCAAGGCCCCCTGA